A window from Triticum aestivum cultivar Chinese Spring chromosome 6D, IWGSC CS RefSeq v2.1, whole genome shotgun sequence encodes these proteins:
- the LOC123142974 gene encoding protein Rf1, mitochondrial codes for MSRRLVPVDRRILEQNIKARYHAGDIGTQDALHLFDELLQCAGSSSIRAINYLVTTVGRDCPALGVSLFNRVASANVAPNSITYTILVDCCCRAGRLDLGFAAMGHIIKMGFAADAIVTFSHLLNAICAEKKTSYAMDIVLRIMPMFNCVPNIFSYSILFKGLCNEKRSQEALELIQVMVEHGGSCQPNVVSYSTVIDGLLKEGLVGKAYSLFCEMLQRGISPNAVTCSSIISGMCKAQSMDKSEEVLQQMLDRRILPDVTTYNSLIHGYYSSGRCKEVDRIFQEMSRNGVQPNIVTYNIQMDYLCKSGRCAEARKIFDSMIGLGQKPDVTTYSILLHGSAMEKSFHEMHCLIDLMVGNGISPDHHVYNILISAYAKEETVGEVMHIFTKMRQQGLNPNVANYGAAVNLLSKIGRMDDAMSQFNQMITEGLAPDIIVFTPLISGFCSCGKWEKVDELFSEMLDRGICPNTVFFNTIMDRLCKNERVMEAQDLFDLMVHMGVKPDVCTYSTLIGGYLFVGKMDEVSKLLDNMVSIGMEPDVITYNILIDGYSKNGRIDDALVVSREMLAGNVKPCVITLNIMIGALLKGGRKEEAKDLFDGIWAKGLVPTVVTYSLMIQKLIEEGSLQESDDLFLSMEKNGCAADSHMLNAIVRSLLRKGEVPRAGTYLSKIDERRFTLEASTASLLAAVASGGKGQEYKELLPEKYHYFLEQGTD; via the exons ATGAGCCGCCGCCTTGTCCCCGTCGACAGACGCATCTTGGAGCAGAACATCAAGGCTCGGTACCACGCCGGAGACATTGGCACCCAGGATGCACTCCACCTGTTTGACGAATTGCTCCAGTGTGCTGGGTCCTCCTCGATCCGTGCCATCAACTATCTCGTTACTACTGTCGGCCGTGATTGCCCTGCGCTCGGCGTCTCCCTCTTCAACCGCGTCGCAAGTGCCAATGTGGCACCAAACAGTATCACGTACACCATCCTCGTCGACTGCTGCTGCCGTGCTGGCCGCTTGGACCTCGGTTTCGCTGCCATGGGCCACATCATCAAGATGGGATTTGCAGCAGATGCTATCGTCACTTTCAGCCACCTACTCAATGCCATCTGTGCGGAGAAGAAGACCAGCTATGCAATGGACATCGTACTCCGAATAATGCCCATGTTTAACTGTGTTCCGAACATTTTCTCCTACAGCATTCTTTTCAAGGGTCTCTGCAACGAGAAGAGAAGCCAAGAGGCTCTCGAGCTGATTCAGGTGATGGTTGAGCATGGAGGTAGCTGCCAACCTAATGTGGTGTCCTatagcaccgtaattgatggcttGTTGAAAGAGGGTTTGGTGGGCAAGGCTTACAGTCTATTCTGTGAAATGCTACAGAGGGGAATTTCGCCAAATGCTGTGACCTGTAGTTCAATCATCTCTGGCATGTGCAAGGCTCAATCAATGGACAAGTCTGAGGAGGTTCTTCAACAGATGCTTGATAGACGAATTCTGCCAGATGTTACCACATATAATAGTCTGATACATGGATATTATTCATCAGGAAGGTGCAAAGAAGTTGATCGGATTTTCCAGGAAATGTCTAGAAATGGTGTTCAACCAAATATTGTAACTTACAATATACAGATGGATTATCTTTGCAAGAGCGGAAGGTGCGCAGAAGCTAGGAAAATATTTGATTCTATGATCGGTCTGGGCCAAAAACCAGATGTTACTACCTACAGTATTCTGCTTCATGGGTCTGCCATGGAAAAATCTTTTCATGAGATGCATTGTCTCATTGATTTGATGGTGGGAAATGGTATCTCACCAGATCATCATGTCTACAACATactcatatctgcatatgctaaagAAGAAACGGTTGGTGAGGTAATGCATATATTTACAAAAATGCGGCAGCAAGGACTGAACCCTAATGTAGCAAACTATGGAGCGGCAGTAAACTTGCTTTCCAAGATTGGCCGAATGGATGATGCTATGTCCCAATTCAATCAAATGATAACTGAAGGGTTAGCTCCTGATATCATAGTTTTCACCCCCCTTATTAGTGGTTTCTGTTCTTGTGGCAAATGGGAGAAGGTTGATGAACTATTTTCTGAGATGTTGGATCGCGGCATATGTCCCAACACAGTGTTCTTCAACACAATTATGGACCGCCTTTGCAAAAATGAAAGGGTTATGGAAGCCCAAGATCTCTTCGACCTGATGGTACACATGGGTGTGAAGCCTGATGTGTGTACTTATAGCACACTGATAGGTGGATACTTGTTCGTTGGTAAGATGGATGAAGTGAGCAAGTTACTTGACAATATGGTCTCAATTGGCATGGAACCAGATGTTATCACCTATAA CATACTGATTGATGGTTACTCTAAGAATGGAAGGATAGATGATGCATTGGTTGTTTCCAGGGAAATGTTGGCCGGGAACGTTAAGCCTTGTGTTATCACTTTGAATATTATGATTGGTGCATTGCTTAAAGGTGGCAGGAAGGAAGAGGCTAAAGATTTGTTTGATGGTATCTGGGCCAAAGGATTAGTGCCCACCGTTGTTACATATAGCTTAATGATACAAAAACTTATAGAAGAAGGTTCTCTACAAGAGTCGGATGATCTATTCCTTTCTATGGAGAAGAATGGATGTGCTGCCGACTCCCATATGCTAAATGCTATAGTTAGAAGCTTACTTCGGAAAGGGGAGGTGCCCAGGGCTGGGACTTATCTGTCTAAAATTGATGAGAGGAGGTTCACCCTTGAAGCTTCCACAGCTAGCTTGTTGGCTGCAGTTGCGTCAGGGGGGAAAGGCCAGGAATATAAGGAGTTACTCCCCGAAAAATACCACTATTTTCTGGAACAGGGCACTGATTGA